The Methylobacterium durans nucleotide sequence ATCGTTCCGGAGCGGGCCGTGATCGAGGACGCGCACACGGTCCGGCTCGTCGGCAGCGGCGAGCGCATCCGCGCCCGGTTCATCCTGGTCGCGGTCGGCGCGTCGCCGGTGAAGGAGCCCGTGATCCCGGGCGCGAACCTCGCCATCACCTCGAACGAGGTGTTCGACCTGGAGACGCAGCCGGAGCGCATCCTCGTCGTCGGCGGCGGCTACATCGCCGTCGAGTTCGCGGGCGTCTTCGCGGCGCTCGGCACGCGCACGACCCTGCTCCACCGCGGCGACCGGCTGCTGCGCGGCTTCGACGACGAGATCCGCGACGCGCTTGGCGAGGCCTACGCGAAGCGCATGGATCTGCGCCTCGGCCGGACCGTCGAGAGCCTGGAGCGGCGGGAGGGCGGCATCACGGCCCGGCTCAGCGACGGCGCGGAGATCGAGGTCGATCAGGTGCTGGTCGCGACCGGGCGCCGCCCGAACGTGGCGGGCCTCGGCCTCGACCGGGTCGGGATCGCACTCGACCGGGCGGGCGCGATTCCCGTGGACGCGACCTCGCGCACCACGGTGCCGTCGATCTACGCGGTCGGCGACGTCACGAACCGGGCGAACCTCACGCCGATCGCGATCCGCGAGGGCCACGCCTTCGCCGACACGGTGTTCGGCAACAAGACCTGGTGCGTCGACCACCGGCTGATCCCGACCGCCGTGTTCTCGACGCCCGAGATCGGCGTCGTCGGCCACAACGAGGACGTGGCGCGCGAGATCTACGGCGCGGTCGAGGTCTACAAGGCAATTTTCCGGCCGATGAAGGCGACGCTCTCGGGCCGCGACGAGAAGGTGCTGATGAAGGTCGTCGTCGACTGCGCGAGCGACAAGGTGGTGGGCGTCCACCTCTTCGGGCACGACGCGGGCGAGATCATCCAGGCCGTCGGCATCGCCGTCACGATGGGGGCGACCAAGGCCGATTTCGACCGCACCATCGCGGTCCACCCGACCGCGAGCGAGGAGCTCGTGACCATGCGGGTGCCCGCGGTCACGAAGCGGCCGGTCGCGGTCGGGTGATCGCGCAGGCGATTTCCGCACCCTCGACGCCGGCTCCCCCCGGTCCATATTGGCCTGCATGGGCAAGCGAGACGACGCGCAGGCAAGGCGGCAGGCCATCATCGACGGGATGCTGGCCGATGCCCTGCGCCCCGCCTTCACCTACCGGCTCCCCAGCCACCACGCGCTGCCACCGGATATCCGGCAGGCGGTCGACCGGCTGCTCGCCAAGGCCGAGACGCAGCGCACCCGCTGCCTCACCTACGACGACCTCGAGGAGGCGCTGCCGCCCCGCGACGTGACCGCGGAGGATCTGGAGGCGATCTTCTGGATCCTGGCCGAGCACGGCATCGAGGTCGAGGACGGGGAGTGAGCGGCCGGCCTGAGGGGCAGAGAGCCCGCTGACACGCTGCCGCGACCGGCCGGAATCCTTCCCGGGAGCGACCTTTGACGGGGGACGCGGCTCGGAATGCGCGATCGCCCTTCGGCGCGCACCGATCGGCCTCTTGTGAGCATCACGCCGTGATGCGGGCCTCGGGATTTCGCGATCGGATCTCGTCCTGCCGCTCCGGCGCGCCAACATTGAAAAACTTCTGACTGAGCGAAATCAACATCGAAATCGACGGTTGAATTGATCGAAACATATGCGCAGTTTAACCAATTTTTAAGCAGGATCTATTTTGATGGAGCACCGATGAATTGACGATATGGCGGGGACGTTTCGATGAGAGTGTTGCAGAATTTGAGGATCGTCTCGAAGATCGCCATCCCGCTCGTCCTGACCATGGCCATCGGCGCGGCGCTGACCTGCTACGCACGCGCCGTCATGAATGGACTCTCGGACCGGACCGCGGCGATCGTCGACGTTCAGACCGCACGCATGGACGCCCTTGCGCGCGTGCAGATCGGTCTGATCGAGGCGGCGGTGATGGACCGGAACATGCTCCTCGAATCCGCAGCCGAGGCGAGAGGCCGTTTCCGCGCTCGTCAGCAGGCGGCGATGCTCGTCGCCCGGACTGCGAGCGACAGTCTGATCGCCCTCGCCGATACGGAGGAACGGCGCGCGATGAACAGGAAGGTCCGTGCGGACGTCGAGGCGTTCTTCGGCACGCTCGATCGCGTCGCCGAACTGAGCGGGCAGCAGCGAAACACCGAGGCGTTCGCACTCGCGCGTGATGTCGGCATTCCCGCGCGCCTCAAGATCGTCGAGTGGCTCGACGCGCGGACCGTCACGCTGAACGACGAGCTCCAGGCGGCCAAGCTGAAGGCCGCCGAGGAGGCCGCGGATGGGACGCGCATGCTGCTCGGCCTCACGATGGCCGGTTTCCTGGCGGCTGCCGCCATCGCAGGCTTCATCGTCGTCCTGGGCATCACGCGCCCGCTGGCGAACCTCGTCGGAATCCTGCAGCGCATGGCGAAGGGCGAGACCGAGGCCGTCATTCGCGAGGCTGCACGCGGCGACGAGGTCGGTGCGGTCGCCCGCGCCGTCGACGGCATCAAGGCGATGGTCGCCCGGAAGGCCGCCGACGAAGCGGAACAGCGCCGTATGGCCGACGAGGCGGCCATCGCCGAGCGCAAGCGCACCATGCTGGAACTGGCCGGCCGTTTCGAGGCGGCCGTGGGCGTGATCGTCGGCCTCGTATCGTCGTCCGCGACCGAGCTTCAGGCCACCGCCCAGCAGATGACCGCGACGGCCACCGAGACCGCGAGCCAGTCGACGACCGTGGCGGCGGCGGCCGAGCAGGCGGCGACCAATGTCGGCACGGTCTCGGCAGCCGCGGAGGAACTCGGCACGTCGGTCGGCGAGATCGGGCGGCAGGTCGCCGGTTCCGCGGATCTTGCCGCCACCGCGGCTCGCGAGGCGGACGCCACCGCGCGCCTCGTGCAGGATCTGAGCGCGGCGGCCGCGCGCATCGGCAATATCGTCAGCCTGATCTCGAATATCGCCGACCAGACGAACCTCCTGGCGCTCAACGCGACGATCGAGGCGGCCCGGGCCGGCGAGGCGGGCCGCGGCTTCGCGGTGGTGGCGAGCGAGGTCAAGGCGCTCGCCGCCCAGACGGGCAATGCGACCAGCGAGATCGACGGGCAGGTCTCGCAGATCCAGGGATCGATGCAGGAGGCGGTCCGGGCGATCGGAGCCATCTCGGGCCGTATCCAGGAGATCAGCGGCGTGGCGACGTCGATCTCGGCGGCTGTCGAGGAGCAGGGGGCCGCGACCCGCGAGATCGTCCGCAACGTGGCACAGGCCGCCGCTGGCACCAGAGAGGTCACGAGCAACATCGCGGGCGTCGCCGGTGCGGCGGAGGAGACGGGCGCGGCGGCGAGCCAGGTTCTCGCCTCCGCCTCCGAGTTGTCGCGCCAGTCCGAGCGACTCGGGGCGGAGGTCGGCACGTTCCTCTCCACGATCCGGGCCGCCTGAGGGCGGAGCGCGGCACTCGCTTCTCCCCGCAAACCCTCCTATAAGCCGCGCTCGCGCGCGGCTTTTCTCGTGCGCGCAATCAGGCGGATGAGGAGCCTGGGAGACGGGACATGGGCGAGCGTTGGACACCGAAGACGTGGCGTGATCTGCCGATCCAGCAGGTGCCGTCCTATCCGGATGCCGCCGCGCTTCAGGGCGTGGAGGCGCAGCTCGCGACGTTCCCGCCGCTCGTTTTTGCCGGTGAGGCGCGCAAGCTCAAGGCGTCGCTGGCCCGCGTCGCGGCGGGCGAGGCCTTCCTGCTCCAGGGCGGGGATTGTGCCGAGAGCTTCGACGAGCACTCCGCCGACAACATCCGCGATTTCTTCCGCGTCTTCCTGCAGATGGCGCTGGTGCTCACCTTCGCGGGCGGCTCGCCGGTCGTGAAGGTCGGCCGCATCGCCGGCCAGTTCGCCAAGCCCCGCTCCTCGCCCACCGAGACGTTGGACGGCGTGGCACTGCCGAGCTACCGCGGCGACATCATCAACGGGCTCACCTTCGCGGAGGAGGCGCGCATCCCCGATCCGCGCCGCCAGCTCGAAGCTTACCGGCAATCGGCCGCGACGCTGAACCTGCTGCGCGCCTTCGCCACCGGCGGCTACGCGAATCTCGAGAACGCGCACCGCTGGATGCTCGGCTTCGTGAAGGATTCGCCGCAATCGTCCCGCTACCAGGACGTGGCGGAGCGGATGAGCGACGCGCTCGACTTCATGCGCGCCATCGGCATCAACCCGGAGACGCACCAAGAGGTGCGCACCACCGATTTCTTCACCAGCCACGAGGCCCTGCTCCTCGGCTACGAGGAGGCGCTGACGCGCGTCGATTCGACGAGCGGCGACTGGTACGCCACCTCCGGGCACATGCTCTGGGTGGGCGACCGCACCCGCCAGCCGGACCACGCGCATATCGAGTATGCCCGCGGGATCAGGAACCCGATCGGCCTCAAGTGCGGACCCTCGATGACGGCGGACGGCCTGATCCGGCTGATCGACGTCCTCAACCCGGACGACGAGGCGGGTCGGCTGACGCTGATCTGCCGCTTCGGCGCGGACAAGGTGGGCGAGCACCTGCCGGGCCTGATCCGGGCGGTGGAGCGCGAGGGCCGCAGGGTCGTGTGGGCCTGCGACCCGATGCACGGCAACACGATCTCGGCCGGCCGCTACAAGACGCGGCCCTTCGAGCGGGTGATGCAGGAGATCGAGGGCTTCTTCGGCGTGCACCGCGCCGAGGGCACGATCGCCGGCGGCATCCACCTGGAGATGACGGGCAAGGACGTCACCGAGTGTACGGGCGGTGCTCGCGCCCTGACGGCGGACGACCTGCAGGACCGCTACCACACCTACTGCGACCCGCGCCTCAACGCTGAGCAGGCGCTCGAAGTCGCTTTCCTGACGGCCGAGCTCGTGAAGCGCGAGCGCGCAGCCTTCGAGCGGCCGCGCCTCGACGCGGCCGAGTAAGACGGGTTCGGGCGCGCCGCGGAGACTTCCGCGGCGCGCCGGGCTGCTAGTGCAGCCAGTTCGTGAAGAAGTAGATCAGCAGGATGATCGGAAGCGGGATCCCGATCAGCCAGAGCAAGCCGCCTTTCAGCATTGCAACTCTCCGTTGAACTCAGCACGCTTCAACGGCCGGACGAGATTTTGGGTTCCTACCTGAGAGGGACCTCGCTCGCATTCATCCACAGGCTGTTTCGGTCGGCGGGGCGACGGGGCGGACGCCGCCGAAAAGGTGCCCCGTGTGGCCGAGCGTGGCTGGAGCGCCGGCCGCTGGAGCGCTAAGCTTAGGCATGCCCCTCGCCCTCCTGCGTCGGCCCGATCCGGAACATCTCGACATCGCCTTCGCAGGCGAGACCTTCCGCGTGGCCCTGCGGCGCCGCCCGGCGGCGCGACGGCTGACACTCAGGGTCTCCCAGGCGACCGGCGAGGTCATCCTCACGCTGCCCACGCGCACCTCGCTCGCCACCGCGCAGCGCTTCGCGGCGGGCCACGGCGGCTGGATCGCGACCCGGCTCGCCCGCGTGCCGACGCGGGTCCCGTTCGAGCCCGGATCGGTCCTGCCCCTGCGCGGCGTGCCTCACCGGATCGCGCAGCGGGGACTGCGCAGCGGAGCGACCCGCCTGGAACGGGTCGGTGAGGAACCCGTCATCTCCGTTTCCTGCGAGGCGGCCTTCGTGGCGCGGCGCGTTCGGGACTGGCTGCAGCGGGAGGTGCGCGCCGATCTGACCGTGGCGATCACGCGCTACACGGACGCTCTCGGGCAGGGGCCGTCGCGCGTCACAGTGCGCGACACCCGCAGCCGCTGGGGCTCCTGCACGGCGCGGGGCGAGCTCAACTTCTCCTGGCGGCTGATCCTCGCGCCACCCCTTGTGCTCGACTATCTCGTCGCGCACGAGATGGCGCACCTGCGCGAGATGAACCATTCCGCGCGCTTCTGGTCGCTCGTCGCAGGGATCTGCCCGCACATGGACGAGGCGGAAGCCTGGCTCAAGCACAACGGCGCGAGCCTCCACCGGTACGGCTGACGTGACCGACGCGCGGCCTGCGCGGGCCGATGCGTGGACGTGTAAGGTCCGATCGGGCGTGCGAGCCTGCCGCGCCCGATCTACCCTTGCCCCGATCAGCCCTTGGCGCGCAGCACGCGCTCGCGCGAGACCCGCTCCACCGGCCAGGTCGGGCGCGGATCGGTCTCGCCCGGATTGAGCGTGCGCGGTGCCACGCTGTCGCAGAATTCCCGCTGCCGCACGATCGTGGCGTGGCCGTAGGCGTCCCGGCGGCGGATGTAGCCGCCGTCCCGGCAGAAGCCCGCGATCTCCGCCGACGAGCCCGCCCGCCGCCCGTAGGGGTTGCGCGATACGGGGGGATGCTCGACCGTCAGCGTCGCGCTGCGGTTGAGGGAGCGCTCGACATAGGTCGTCTCGCCGATGGGCAGCCCCTCGGCAGATGCCTGCGTGACGCCGGCAGCGAGAAGGAGGGTCGGCAGGAGGAGGTGACGCATGGGTTGGCTCGATCCGGATCAGAACCGCAGGTTGACCCAATCTAGAGCTTGGCCCCGCCGAAGGGTAGCACAATGTGGCGAAAATGAGCCGGGCCGGATCGCTTGACAGGGTACGGCCGAGCATGGTCGGAACACCGGGCTCCCGGCCCCGCGCCCGTATCTCGGCCGGGGCGCTCCAGCAAGGATGTGTCGCGTGGGTCTGCGCAAGAGGCTCGATCGTGTCAGGCGCATGGCCGCGCCCTTCGCCCTCGCGCTGCCTCTGGTCGCCGGTTGGGGCGCCGCCGGAGCGCTGGCGCAGGGGACGGTGCGCAAGACCTTCGACGATTGGCAATTGCGCTGCGAGACGCCGGCCGGAGCCAAGGCGGAGCAATGCGCCCTCGTCCAGTACCTCGCCGCCGAGGACCGCCCGAACCTGACCCTGGTCGTGATCGTGCTGAAGACCGCCGACAACCGCGGCTACCTGCTGCGCGTCGTCGCCCCGCTCGGCATCCTGCTTCCCTCGGGCCTCGGCCTGAAGATCGACCAGACGGATGTCGGGCGCGCCGGCTTCGTGCGCTGCCTCACCACGGGCTGCGTCGCCGAGGTCGTGATGGACGACAACCTGATCCGCCAGTTCAAGGCAGGCACGCAGGCGACCTTCATCGTGTTCCAGACACCGGAGGAGGGCGTCGGCATTCCGCTCTCGATGAAGGGCTTCGGCGCCGGATTCGACAATCTGAAGTAGTTCCGCCCATGGGATGCGCGCGAGACGGCGACGCGGCGGCCGGGAGGATGGTGTGATGCGTGTTCGGTCGAAAGCGGGCCTCTCCGCGCTCCTGCTCGCGCTCGTCGCCACCGGCGCCCGCGCGGAGGAAGGCAACTTCCTCAGCAACCTGTTCAAGTACGGCGGGACCACCGTGCCGCCCTCGCAACCGAAGGAGCTGGAGGCGCCGTACTGTCCGCCGGTCGGTGTCTCCGAGGGCGGCGCCGCGCTGCAGACGCTCGCCGGCCGCTCGGCCGACAAGCCGAACATCCGCACGCAGGTCACGCTCGGGCGGCTGGCCCGCGAGTGCACGCGGCGCGAGGACGGATCGATCACCGTGAAGGTCGGCGTCGAGGGGCGTGTCCTGCTGGGCCCGGCCGGCGCGCCCGGCCGCTTCGACGTGCCGATCACCATCGCGATCAAGTCCGACGAGAAGGTCGTTACCTCCCGCTTCCGGCGCCTCTCGGCAACCGTAGCGCCCGGCGAGGCGCAGGGCTTCTTCTCGGTGGTCGAGGAGGATCTCTCCGTGCCCGCCGCGATAACCCGCGACTACGAGATCGAGGTGGGACTGGGCGGCAGCGCCCCGAAGGCCGGCAAGGCTCAGCCGCGCCGCAAGGCGCCCGTCGCCGCGGTGCCGACCTCGCCCGAGCAGACCGGCGCGAGCCAGTGAGGGCGCCCCGGCTATCCCCGACCTGACCCGGCCGATCTGCCGATTCCGATGGTGATCCCGACGCGCGCACGGCCCTGGCTCGGCCGCGAGACCGCGTTCTCGCTCCATGCCACCGCCGACCCTGTCTTCGACCGCCGCCTCGTGCTGGCGGGAGGAGGGGAGGGGAGCTGGATCACCCTGAGCATCCGCGGCGACCCGGCCGCACCCCCGCTTCGCCCGATGCTGCGGCTCCTGCGCGAGGGACTTCCTCCAGAGGACTTTCTCCTCCCGGGCCTCACCGAGGGCGTGGCGCACTGGCTCGGCCTGCTTCCGCCGGACACCGTGGAGATCCGCCTCGCCCTCGGGCCGGGGGCCACCCTTCTGCGGGCTGGCCTGCGCACCCATGCCAGCGTCTTCGCGGAATGCCTCCTCAAGCGGCCGCAGCGCTTCGTTCCCGCCCTCTACACCTTCGCCCGCCGCGATGCGCGCCGCTATCGCGACATCCTGCGGGGCGCCTGCGCGGTGACGCCGCTCGACCGCTACACGGCCTGGGCCGCGGCGCGCGGCACGCCGTCGGGCGTCGACGCGCCGTCTCCCGCCCGCCGCGTCCGCGTGATCGTCCGCGCCGGGGCAGGGGAGGGGGGCGGCCTCGCCCGCACCCTGGCGGCGCTCGGCGCGCAGACGCACCCGTCCTGGCACGCCCTCGTCCTGCACGGTACCGGCAGCCGCCTCGCGCGCATCGACGACGCCCGCGTGGAGCAGCGCCCCGGCGCCGCCTCGGACGCGCTCGGCGACCTCTGCGGTGACGCCGACGCCTGCCTGTTCCTAGCGCCCGGCGATGTGCTGCGTGCGGACACCCTCGCGCTGCTGGTCCGTCACCTCTTCGGGCGGCCGGGCCTCGACCTCGCCTACGCGGATTCCGTCGGGCCGGACGGGCGGCCGCATCTCAAACCCGACTGGAGCCCCGATCTCGCCCTCGCGACGGGCTATGTCGGCCGTCCGGCGCTCCTTGCGGCGGAATGGCTCGCGCGGGTACCGCGGGGGGCGCGCGAGCCGTCCGGTCTCGCCGCGGACCTGGTTCTCGCCGCGGCGACGGCCCGCGCGGCCATCCACGTCCCCCAGATCCTGTGCCGGACCGAGG carries:
- a CDS encoding M48 family metallopeptidase yields the protein MPLALLRRPDPEHLDIAFAGETFRVALRRRPAARRLTLRVSQATGEVILTLPTRTSLATAQRFAAGHGGWIATRLARVPTRVPFEPGSVLPLRGVPHRIAQRGLRSGATRLERVGEEPVISVSCEAAFVARRVRDWLQREVRADLTVAITRYTDALGQGPSRVTVRDTRSRWGSCTARGELNFSWRLILAPPLVLDYLVAHEMAHLREMNHSARFWSLVAGICPHMDEAEAWLKHNGASLHRYG
- a CDS encoding methyl-accepting chemotaxis protein, producing the protein MRVLQNLRIVSKIAIPLVLTMAIGAALTCYARAVMNGLSDRTAAIVDVQTARMDALARVQIGLIEAAVMDRNMLLESAAEARGRFRARQQAAMLVARTASDSLIALADTEERRAMNRKVRADVEAFFGTLDRVAELSGQQRNTEAFALARDVGIPARLKIVEWLDARTVTLNDELQAAKLKAAEEAADGTRMLLGLTMAGFLAAAAIAGFIVVLGITRPLANLVGILQRMAKGETEAVIREAARGDEVGAVARAVDGIKAMVARKAADEAEQRRMADEAAIAERKRTMLELAGRFEAAVGVIVGLVSSSATELQATAQQMTATATETASQSTTVAAAAEQAATNVGTVSAAAEELGTSVGEIGRQVAGSADLAATAAREADATARLVQDLSAAAARIGNIVSLISNIADQTNLLALNATIEAARAGEAGRGFAVVASEVKALAAQTGNATSEIDGQVSQIQGSMQEAVRAIGAISGRIQEISGVATSISAAVEEQGAATREIVRNVAQAAAGTREVTSNIAGVAGAAEETGAAASQVLASASELSRQSERLGAEVGTFLSTIRAA
- a CDS encoding RNA polymerase sigma factor region1.1 domain-containing protein, coding for MGKRDDAQARRQAIIDGMLADALRPAFTYRLPSHHALPPDIRQAVDRLLAKAETQRTRCLTYDDLEEALPPRDVTAEDLEAIFWILAEHGIEVEDGE
- a CDS encoding invasion associated locus B family protein; translated protein: MAAPFALALPLVAGWGAAGALAQGTVRKTFDDWQLRCETPAGAKAEQCALVQYLAAEDRPNLTLVVIVLKTADNRGYLLRVVAPLGILLPSGLGLKIDQTDVGRAGFVRCLTTGCVAEVVMDDNLIRQFKAGTQATFIVFQTPEEGVGIPLSMKGFGAGFDNLK
- the gor gene encoding glutathione-disulfide reductase, with translation MSESFDVDLFVIGGGSGGVRAARIAAGYGARVKLAEEYRVGGTCVIRGCVPKKLMVYAGRFADEIEDAAGFGWNVPEPRFDWSVLKRRRDAEIARLEGIYDTNLMRAGVEIVPERAVIEDAHTVRLVGSGERIRARFILVAVGASPVKEPVIPGANLAITSNEVFDLETQPERILVVGGGYIAVEFAGVFAALGTRTTLLHRGDRLLRGFDDEIRDALGEAYAKRMDLRLGRTVESLERREGGITARLSDGAEIEVDQVLVATGRRPNVAGLGLDRVGIALDRAGAIPVDATSRTTVPSIYAVGDVTNRANLTPIAIREGHAFADTVFGNKTWCVDHRLIPTAVFSTPEIGVVGHNEDVAREIYGAVEVYKAIFRPMKATLSGRDEKVLMKVVVDCASDKVVGVHLFGHDAGEIIQAVGIAVTMGATKADFDRTIAVHPTASEELVTMRVPAVTKRPVAVG
- a CDS encoding glycosyltransferase family 2 protein produces the protein MVIPTRARPWLGRETAFSLHATADPVFDRRLVLAGGGEGSWITLSIRGDPAAPPLRPMLRLLREGLPPEDFLLPGLTEGVAHWLGLLPPDTVEIRLALGPGATLLRAGLRTHASVFAECLLKRPQRFVPALYTFARRDARRYRDILRGACAVTPLDRYTAWAAARGTPSGVDAPSPARRVRVIVRAGAGEGGGLARTLAALGAQTHPSWHALVLHGTGSRLARIDDARVEQRPGAASDALGDLCGDADACLFLAPGDVLRADTLALLVRHLFGRPGLDLAYADSVGPDGRPHLKPDWSPDLALATGYVGRPALLAAEWLARVPRGAREPSGLAADLVLAAATARAAIHVPQILCRTEAPVAVPDVDGIAHHLAARGSPAAVAERPGGARLVWPLPAPAPKVSVIIPSRDRLDLITRVCRGVLHETAYSPLEVIIVDNGSTDPAVLAHYDDLRRDARVRILPFPESFNFSAMVNAGVAAASGEVVLLLNNDVAVLEPGWLDAMVRQACRPEIGAVGAKLLYGDGRLQHAGVVVGLGGRAGHILRRRPADTPGRLGQMRVAHEVSAVTAACLAVRRARYEAVGGFDAEAFPIDFNDVDFCLRLGARGWKTIWTPDAVLAHLESVSRGPAIGAARRRFEAEAARFSERWRDVIRHDPFYHPALSVTTFGEDLE
- a CDS encoding class II 3-deoxy-7-phosphoheptulonate synthase, producing MGERWTPKTWRDLPIQQVPSYPDAAALQGVEAQLATFPPLVFAGEARKLKASLARVAAGEAFLLQGGDCAESFDEHSADNIRDFFRVFLQMALVLTFAGGSPVVKVGRIAGQFAKPRSSPTETLDGVALPSYRGDIINGLTFAEEARIPDPRRQLEAYRQSAATLNLLRAFATGGYANLENAHRWMLGFVKDSPQSSRYQDVAERMSDALDFMRAIGINPETHQEVRTTDFFTSHEALLLGYEEALTRVDSTSGDWYATSGHMLWVGDRTRQPDHAHIEYARGIRNPIGLKCGPSMTADGLIRLIDVLNPDDEAGRLTLICRFGADKVGEHLPGLIRAVEREGRRVVWACDPMHGNTISAGRYKTRPFERVMQEIEGFFGVHRAEGTIAGGIHLEMTGKDVTECTGGARALTADDLQDRYHTYCDPRLNAEQALEVAFLTAELVKRERAAFERPRLDAAE